A segment of the Zingiber officinale cultivar Zhangliang chromosome 8B, Zo_v1.1, whole genome shotgun sequence genome:
AAATCAATTTCTACGCTGCAGAACCGACATGATCTACATGAAGACAACACAGGGGCCACCAAAAGAGTGTTGAAGTGGAACCGGCGGGAACCATCCGATAAGCCGTGTCGGTGGCGGCAACAGAGGAACAGGGCtatggccgccgccgccgccgccgccaaagTATGGAGACGGGAAAGCCAAAGGTCGGCACACCATCGGCGGCGGAATCATGAAGCTTCCAGGTGGTAAACTCCACCGGCGCCGAAGAGGACCGAGAGAAGAAGCGCTCTTGATTTCATGGCACACATTCTCCAAGCCGTACAGAATCATGGAGTCTCGGCCGTCCATGACTGCCCACCTCTTATGCATCTCCTGGAAGGTCAGTCCGGTGACCAAACTGTCGAATCCCGCCTGATGTGCCACGCCGTCTGCCTCCACGTTCAGCATACTCGCGAGCTtcatcaagctaacctctccgcCGAGTAGTCCCGGACAGAACCGCGCCATGTACTTGACGTCGTAGAGTCTTCCGTTAAAGATGCCACTCGCCGCCGTTATAAACTCTCCTGATGTCTCCGGCAGAGGCCTTCCGCCGGCGAGCAACTTTATCAAATAGCCCACATCGTACGAGCCGTGGAACGTGACGAACGCACCGCCGTGGTGACCGAACAGCTTCTCCCGGATCAGAGCGGCGTAGCGAACAGAAGAAATACCTTCGCACCGGTTTCTTTGGACGTCGATACCGCTGTTCTTCAGCAGGTCGATGGACGCCGGCGAGCAGGGGTCGACGTCGGGGTCGAAGTCCGAGAAATTGATCTGCCATGCCATGCCGGGATGGTTGCCGGCGTCGTCGAAAAGGGCGATTCCTAGCTGGATTATGCAGAGGTTGTCGACATTGTACTTGAGGTCGCGGTATCTGCACTCCTCGGCGGCGCGGCGAGGCGTGAAGCGGAGGAAGCCGGAGAACTCGGTGTCGATGGCGACGATCGGGAAGGAGCGGCGAAGGACAGTGATCGACTCCATCTGCTCCAGTAGGTTTGCTTCCCACACGTCGATGATCTCCATCTGCAAGCGATCGCTCCCTGCTCCTCTGTTTCGCTCTGATCTGTGTTTTGCGTCTTCCGTTACATCGAGGTACATCGAGGTAGTTATTTACTTGTAAAGATCGATTTCCTAATCAGTTGAGTCCAATTAGGAATTGGTTGCTGCGGATTATCCGCAGCTCTAAACTTTTTGGAATTTTGGGATTATTAGGAAAGACTTCTATCTAATTGTGATTTTGCCATATTTAGGTTTTATTaaataatctattttttaaaaaaatatattagaattttttatattaaaattgtcACTCTGCCCCTCAGATTtgtcttttttttaattttggtattgaacctttaaaatttaaaagttttgacCATTTTAACTGGAACAATTATTTTCATATACACTTTATCAATTATTTTATGTAAAAAATTTTAACTAccttatttaaaatttagaataaaatttgTAGACAGAATAATTGATAAATACTCTAAAAATATTAGACCGTCCACTTCAAACATTTTCCAAGTTATTTTGATAATcaatgaaaaaaattataaaattcaaaCACATCACTCCAGATTAATCAACGTAAATAAAATACCccgtgagaaaaaaaaaaggaatttgtTAATGATATACGTTAAAACTTTTAATTTCtctaattgttttttttaaaaaaacctagGAAGGAAGAACTAGCgagcaaattagaaaataaaacaatagaaaaaaaaatttaaaaatgaaaaaaaatgcattgtttattttttttttcatatacaaCTCACCGACACGCGATTGTCACGTGAATAATAACACGTTATACTAGGTTAATAGATCTGGCAAAATTGGAAGAAAAAAAacagaagaaaataaataaaagccTAGACGGAATACGTTAGAGCATGCTGAAGAAATTAATATACAAACGAGAAGTTAATATATATTACTGACACATAATTTATGAATGTAAATATACTTTCATTCAAGCTCATCAATCAACATAGCCACAGGATTAGTGCTTTGATACCAACTAGGTGGATGAATCAATCAGTCCTGAGGTCACAAATAGTTAGAATTGACTAATTTGAACAGAAAAAATCGCACCTCTAGCTAGACCAGATTAGCCTTCTAACTCCTGTCGATTGGCTAAGTTCGGTTTGACCCTTGTCCATGGATTTCATCTCTCAATTTGAATCAGTAATAGTTCTGGTCAATTGTAGAACTAGTCCTGATATGCTCATAAGACAAACACAAAGCATATCATCACATAAAAGACAACAATCATTCCAAACAAACTAGTAAAAAGTCAGAAGCGTGATAGTTTTTCTAATTGCAGAATTTATGTAACATCCACACTCAACATATCAGCCGGGTAGTCAGTTTTGGCCCTTCTCAAACAGGTTGCTTCCTATGCGAGAATCATTACAGTACGACTCTTCCCGGGTTGCTACTGAATGAAGGATCGGGTAGTCTCTTGGCAATTAATTCCCTCAGTTCATACTCGCTGGGGAATCTCTGCTCTTGCAGTTTTGAGAAAACCTGCAAGATTAAAAGGTTATGTTTGGATGCAAAAGCATAAATACAGAAGCACGAGAAATGATAGCAGTGATAACTTGAATCAAAGCGACAAACAGGTTCATGAATTGTTCCATGAATAACTTGAGGATCTGTGCATAAAGATCATGTTTATTTGGTTAGCTTGATGTCTCACAATTACTGGAAATGAATTAGAAAGCCAGGAAGTAGTTTCTAATTTGTCAAGGTTCAACTCAAAATTTAAACAAATTGATTGCGATAGGAGAATAGTTTCAGCTAAGGTAAAATTGACCTTTGTCTGAGGGCAATTCTATTTTTACCAGTTTAAGATATGTTTTTTAGtttcaataaaataaataataataaataaatcttttctgTTTATTAAACACCAAAATAATGCATAAAAGCCTTTTTGGAAACAGCTGATTATACAAAAAGATCACAAATCAAAATACAAGTAAAAAGAAACAACTTAACAAAAACTGACAGCGAGAAAACTAGGCAAATCCAAGCTCCTGATAACTACAAACATGAGGGAATAACATGCTTCTGGTAATTACGACAAGCGTGCAACTAAGTAAAATGGAAAATAAGACAAATTTAGAATCAATTCTCTGAAAATAAATGTGAATGAGTAACTTCAAAAGTGAATTGATTTTTATGTATTGTAGTATAAAACTATTAGGTCAAATCAAAATGAATtaactattaaaaaatatatggtgaagaaaacaagaaatatatatatatatatagtagccAAAATTGACACTATAAGAGTCTTGCATGTATAACAGAACTCAAAGTCCATATTAATTTTCTATAGCAACTTGACAATTAAGAATGAGAAGGATAC
Coding sequences within it:
- the LOC122013538 gene encoding probable CCR4-associated factor 1 homolog 11 gives rise to the protein MYLDVTEDAKHRSERNRGAGSDRLQMEIIDVWEANLLEQMESITVLRRSFPIVAIDTEFSGFLRFTPRRAAEECRYRDLKYNVDNLCIIQLGIALFDDAGNHPGMAWQINFSDFDPDVDPCSPASIDLLKNSGIDVQRNRCEGISSVRYAALIREKLFGHHGGAFVTFHGSYDVGYLIKLLAGGRPLPETSGEFITAASGIFNGRLYDVKYMARFCPGLLGGEVSLMKLASMLNVEADGVAHQAGFDSLVTGLTFQEMHKRWAVMDGRDSMILYGLENVCHEIKSASSLGPLRRRWSLPPGSFMIPPPMVCRPLAFPSPYFGGGGGGGHSPVPLLPPPTRLIGWFPPVPLQHSFGGPCVVFM